In Asterias rubens chromosome 10, eAstRub1.3, whole genome shotgun sequence, the following proteins share a genomic window:
- the LOC117295850 gene encoding uncharacterized protein LOC117295850, with protein sequence MTIERLNRSMEDTSAGLTEQVADQALTDEGKLRHHEDFEVDSICSELEHTELTDEETSALLNDALELNKRLKAELRRQEHQDEQKLSRDGTRNKAAGFDNRGRSVGMSKRGDAKSASLPPIHPNKGLSHNQRRIHNSMEFRDHVKKTNSKPAPVMQRKTQSADRQASQRPASSGSVRRVIQSAESKQRPEWNDRFSY encoded by the exons ATGACTATTGAAAGACTGAATAGATCGATGGAAGACACATCTGCAGGCCTCACTGAGCAGGTGGCTGACCAGGCCCTGACGGACGAAGGGAAACTACGCCACCATGAAGACTTTGAAGTTGATTCCATCTGCAGTGAATTAGAACACACAGAACTTACCGATGAGGAGACGTCTGCACTCCTCAATGATGCCTTGGAATTGAACAAACGTCTTAAGGCGGAGCTGAGGAGACAAGAGCACCAGGATGAGCAAAAACTCAGTAGAGATGGGACGAGAAATAAGGCTGCAGGGTTTGACAATCGTGGGAGATCTGTTGGGATGAGCAAGAGAGGTGACGCTAAGAGTGCATCCCTGCCGCCCATCCATCCAAACAAAGGACTGTCACACAATCAAAGACGGATCCACAATTCAATGGAGTTTAGAGATCATGTCAAGAAGACAAACTCCAAACCTGCTCCTGTTATGCAGAGAAAAACCCAAAGTGCTGATAGACAA GCAAGTCAACGACCTGCATCATCAGGAAGTGTGCGGAGAGTAATTCAGTCAGCAGAGTCCAAACAAAGACCGGAGTGGAACGATAGGTTTTCCTATTGA